The Phaseolus vulgaris cultivar G19833 chromosome 5, P. vulgaris v2.0, whole genome shotgun sequence genomic interval tgttattgtGTGTTTTGTTGTTGCAATCTAATCAATTGTAACTGCTTTGTTGTGTGTGGGGTGAACTTAGTGAGGATGAATTTTTTTGGAAGTAATTATTAAGGTAAGTTTTGATGAtgtttgtattttgttttgaaattatGAATATACATAActcttagaattttttttcaatggATTGGGATTTCtgtaaaatatttcaaatttattcaaatttttctcataaaaaaattacttaagaCTGCACTTGAATGAAAATTTGATTGGGGCACAGTCCTCTCGGTAAATTTTTAACAACAAATTATAGTGGATTCACCCCACCAATTTAGATATACAACCAtcaataactaatttaaattttaaataatttatttatttattaactagcataattgtaaaattttatttattaactaacctaattataaaattttattattaaaaagagtTGTGGAGTTATATCATGCTTTATAAAAAGGTTAGTGGTGAAAAAGATAATTTTCAGGCAAATATTTAGCAACccataaaaacaaaaatgaggACACTTAACTATTTTATCTTGATAGaagaaaaatgttattatttacGTCAAAAATTTCcataatttaaaagatataataGTTTATACAATAGTATTTTATCTAAAGAAGACAAAGAAATTCGTGACCCTTGAATGGAGTTTTCTCTTTAATGCTCAATCGATCTGAACAAACATATTAATGAATAAaggtttgatttattttttgaaagagAATGCATAAACAGcttcaaaacaaatatttttgtacTTGTTGATAGGTAATATGCGAAAACAAAGGTCTTTCAGACGAGTTGCCACACTTAGTCTACGTATCTAGAGAAAAGAAGAAGCAACATCCACATCATTATAAAGCTGGTGCCATGAATGTGTTGGTGAGTTTGTTTTCTTCTTAACTAAGAAGAAATTGTTGTGTTACTAATAGTAGTTTGTATCATTATTTGTATTCAGAATTCTTACAAGATCTTAAATCACTGTTATTTGTATCATGAACAGACAAGAGTTTCCGGAGTGATGACAAATGCTCCCTTTATCCTGAACGTAGATTGTGACATGTATGTTCATAATCCAAAGATTGTTTTGCACGCCCTCTGCATTTTACTAGATTCAAAGGGAGAGAAAGAAGTTGCATTTTCACAATGTATCCAACAATTCTACGATGCATTGAAGGATGACCCTTTTGGAAATCAACTTGTGGCAACGTTTTTGGTGAGTCAAGTTTCAAGAAAGTTAGCCAAATAACCTTATGATGAACTACATGGCAAGTGTTAATAAATCCTCTTTTTGTGTAATGCAGTACCTAGGTGGTGGATTAGCAGGACTCCAAGGGATATTTTACATAGGAACAAATTGCTTGCACCGAAGAAAAGTAATTTATGGCCTTTCTCCTGATCATCACATTCAAAATGGAAAGAAGGATCATGACATCACAAATGGTACTTTGATTTCACTGTTACCCTTATGAGTCTAAATTTGTTATTCTTCTTCAGTTTCAAAAGGGTCTCATAATGTCGAAATATTTTGTCAGCTGATAAGAAACTCCAGTGTTTGAAATTATAGTTATCTGATATACCATGTTACTATGTGTGCAGGGAAATTCtcagaaaagaaaagaatatttgGAAGTTCAAAGGGGTTTGTGGAATCAGCTACTGATGCTTTGGAAGGGAAGACATTGGCTTccaataataatatttggaAATATGTTGAGGCAGCAAAAGAAGTTGCCAGTTGTGAATATGAATATGACACTGCTTGGGGTAAAGAGgtaaacaaaagagaaaactaAGTATTCAcctaaacaaacaaaaaatgaaaaaaaagctAGTTTGTTCTTGAAAAAGTTTACTTTTTTCTGTCATTAGTAAAATTTTGAGTACTGAGTATTGAGAATGTTAGGTGGGTTGGATGTATGGATCAACATCAGAAGATGCGCTTACAGGGCTGAAAATCCACACAAAAGGTTGGAGATCTGAAGTGTGTTCACCAGACCTTATAGCCTTTATGGGTTGCTCACCTCAAGATATCATAACTGTAATGGTCCAACAAAGAAGATGGGTCTCAGGGTTGCTTGAAATTCTCCTAAGCAACCACTGTCCAATTTTTGGAACCCTATTTGGTAAGCTCCAATTCAGACAGTGCTTGGGCTATCTTTGGGTCACCACTTGGGGCTTAAGATCTGTTCCTGAAATATGCTACAGTCTTCTCCCTGCATATTGCATCATCAACAACTCTACTTTCTTGCCCAAGGTATGAACTTAGATCCCATGCAATTTTCAAACTCTATGGTAGCAGAATACACACATAGATCAAGTAAAGTTTattcatttaataattaaacTTCATTTTTCATAAAGATATAAATGTCTTCATATTCAAAAGTTTAACTTGCATAGTCCTCAAGATAATCACTATTTGTTATTTGTAATAGAATTATTAAAGGTGTGGTTTTACAAAGTTATCTTTTATGTATAAAGGAAGGGAActtaattagattaaaaaaaattgaattcacttgtgtgtatatatataagcATAACTTCTGAGTTAAAATGTTTAATCATATAATGGCTAGGAAAGTTGTACTAACATCACTGCATATAATCCATGATTAGAAGCTTAACATTTAAACAATCTTTTTTTCTTCCAtcaacctattttttttttttgtttgcttAGTGCTTTCTTTTAAGGCTATAAAAAAGTACAAGAGTTTTAAGATAgttacataaattttaaaatattacttcaTATTCAATAACTTACTAAATCCACACATTTTTCACACTATTTCAATCGTGTTGCAGGATCTTGGACAATGGATTCCTACCACTTTGTTTGTGATTTACAACATAAGTACTTTTGTAGAGTACTTGGGAACAGGGTTGTCAATTCGTACATGGTGGAACTCTCAAAGAATGGCAAGGATAACCACCACAAATGCTTGGTTTTTTGGATTATTGAGCATTGTGCTTAAGTTATTGAGAATATCAGACATTGTCTTTGAAATAACAAGAAAAGAGCAATCATCATCCAACGAGAGTGCTAAGGAAAATAATGGTAGATTCATTTTCAACGAGTCTCCAATTTTTATACCTGGCACAACTATTTTGCTTATTCAACTAATAGCTCTCGTTACCAAGTTGTTGGGATGGCAACCACGTGTTAGAAATGGACATGGATCTGGCATAGGAGAAGTGTTATGTTGTTCATATTTGGTTGTTTGCTACTGGCcatttttcaaaggtttatttggCAAAGGAAAATATGGAATTCCCTTATCCACGATATGCAAGTCAATGGTGTTGGCTTTCCTTTTTGTGTACTTTGGCAAAGCTTATTAAGGATGATTGGGTGATTGTATACTTCCTTTGGTTGGTTTTGCAATTTGCTACTCCATATTTTTCTCATTGTATGGTGGTTTTGCATATATTCTTCTCATTGCACGGTACTATTGTGAGAATAGTGTACCTTGTTTGAAAATGCTTAATTAGGCAAAAgtgtgaaaataaaataaaagatagtGAAAAAATATCACTCACTTACTAGtttctgtttttagtttttgttttccATAATATATGTAAAAAGTGATACCACACTCTTTCACATCTATAtttcaaaaagaaatataagtgtttgaatatataaaaagtGAGAAGATAAACATTAACAAATTTAGTTTGGAGAATAAATAGGTTAAAGTGAGATATTTACTAAGAAAAGAAACTTTATAATGTAGTACAAAATGAATAGTGAAACATGACACTACGACGTGGGCTACAAAATAAAATGTGGTATTTTCTTTTAGGTATGCATTGGATATTCAACATAACCATTCTAGGAATAACCATTCTAGGAGTGAAAACTATATTCTCCTAAAATTCTT includes:
- the LOC137835566 gene encoding cellulose synthase-like protein H1 isoform X1 — its product is MANEKNLPLYDKFWVKHTFSRTMDSLTLLLLLLLLGYRIFCHDSYTFPCFVAVICESWFTCFWIFIISTKWSPAFTKTHIDRLLLRVPEAELPAVDLFVTTADPVLEPPIITINTVLSLLALDYPANKLACYVSDDGCSPLNFYALLEASKFAKLWVPFCKNYNIQLRVPFRYFSHNTNPPNTEHSQQFIQDWLRLKKEYESLCSKIMNAATNSIPLIGEFAIFSNTQLRNHPTIIKVICENKGLSDELPHLVYVSREKKKQHPHHYKAGAMNVLTRVSGVMTNAPFILNVDCDMYVHNPKIVLHALCILLDSKGEKEVAFSQCIQQFYDALKDDPFGNQLVATFLYLGGGLAGLQGIFYIGTNCLHRRKVIYGLSPDHHIQNGKKDHDITNGKFSEKKRIFGSSKGFVESATDALEGKTLASNNNIWKYVEAAKEVASCEYEYDTAWGKEVGWMYGSTSEDALTGLKIHTKGWRSEVCSPDLIAFMGCSPQDIITVMVQQRRWVSGLLEILLSNHCPIFGTLFGKLQFRQCLGYLWVTTWGLRSVPEICYSLLPAYCIINNSTFLPKDLGQWIPTTLFVIYNISTFVEYLGTGLSIRTWWNSQRMARITTTNAWFFGLLSIVLKLLRISDIVFEITRKEQSSSNESAKENNGRFIFNESPIFIPGTTILLIQLIALVTKLLGWQPRVRNGHGSGIGEVLCCSYLVVCYWPFFKGLFGKGKYGIPLSTICKSMVLAFLFVYFGKAY